The genomic interval GTTCGTCAGCAAAGCGACTCGCGAAACGGTTTTGCGTTGGCGGCTGGAGGAGGGTGCGGGAGTCGATTCCGAAACGAACGCGCTCACGTTGAAAGTCAGGCCGCTGCTGTCGGGCCGCGACTACCACGCGCTGCACCATGAGAACGCCGCGTTCAACTTCAACGCGCAGACAAGCAGCGACCAGGCCAGCGTAGATTGGCAACCATACGGCGACTTGCCGGTGATCCATGCCGCGACCAACGGCGTCTACACGCATGCGCCCGACTGGTATCGCAACTTCTGCTACCTCCGCGAGCGGGAGCGCGGCCTCGACTTCAGCGAGGATCTCGCGACGCCCGGCGTGTTCAGCTTAAATCTCGCCGATGGTGAAGCGGTGATGATTCTCAGCGCATCAGGCGCTACTAGCGTGACGCAACCGGCAACCGCAAAAGCGGCGGCCATCCGCGCAACAGAACTCGCACGCATCGAACAACAGCGCCGCGACGCGCTCGGCTCGCGGTTGCAGCGCTCCGCCGACGCATATGTCGTGTCGCGCAACGAAGGCCGCACGATCCTCGCGGGCTTTCCGTGGTTCACCGACTGGGGCCGCGACACCTTCATCGCGATGCGCGGCTTGCTGATCGCCTCGGGCCGCCTCGACGACGCCGAAGCGATCCTGCTCGAATGGTCGGGCACGTTGTCGGAAGGCATGTTGCCGAATCGCTTTCCCGACTATGGCGATACACCGGAATACAACTCCGTCGACGCATCGTTGTGGTTCATCGTCGCCGTGCACGATTATCTGGCCACGCGTCACGCGAGCGCTGCAACGCAGCAGCGCCTGCAACAGGCATGCGAAGCCATCCTCACGGGTTATACGAAGGGCACGCGCTTCAACATCCAGGCGTCGGCCGACGATGGCCTGCTGAGCGCCGGCACACGCGGCGTGCAACTCACGTGGATGGATGCGAAAGTCGGCGACTGGGTGGTCACGCCGCGCATCGGCAAACCGGTCGAGGTGCAAGCACTTTGGATCAACGCGTTGCGCATTGCAGCAACCTGGAATCCGCAATGGCAGCCGGTCGCCGAGCGGGCGTTGCAAGCGTTTCATGAACGCTTTGTCGATCCGTCCACGCAAGCGCTGTTCGACAACGTGGACGTCGACCACGTAAAAGGCGCGATAGATCGGGCGATCCGGCCCAATCAGATCTTTGCTCTGGGCGGCCTGCCGTTTCCCTTGCTCGACGGCGCGGTGGCGCGCGCGGTGCTCGATCAGGTCGAAGCGCAATTGCTTACGCCGCTAGGACTGAGGACGCTCGCTCCGTCCGATCCTGCCTATCGTGGACATTACGGCGGGTCTCCACTAGAGCGCGATGGCGCCTATCATCAAGGAACCGTGTGGCCGTGGCTGCTCGGTCCGTTCGTCGAAGCGTGGCTGCGAGTCAACGGCGGCGCGGCGGATGCCCGCATGCAGGCGAAAACGCGCTTTCTCGATCCGCTCTACGCGCATCTCGACCACGCCGGTCTCGACCATCTCTCCGAAATCGCCGACGGCGATGCGCCGCACGCGCCCGCCGGCACCCCGTTTCAGGCGTGGTCGCTCGGAGAGTTGCTGCGCATTGAACACCTGCTTGCCGGGTTGGCGACCGCCGGCGCCTAAACCGCGCTACGATGTGTGTCCCACCGCCAAGCCCGATGCAAGGATGTAGTCATGCCACCGCTGCGCGCTGCCAATCTGCTCGCCACCATTGAAGGTTCACGGCTGCATTCGGCCGACTGCGCGCATTGGCAGCGCTGGGGGCCGTATCTCAGCGAGCGGCAATGGGGCACGGTGCGCGAGGATTACAGTCCGGACGGCACTGCCTGGGACTATTTTCCGCACGACCATGCGCGCAGCCGTGCGTATC from Paraburkholderia phytofirmans PsJN carries:
- a CDS encoding amylo-alpha-1,6-glucosidase, which produces MTHIERPFDMTRLEDEWLEADGFGGFASGTVGTLRTRRYHALLLTATRAPGGRVVLVNGVEAWLEANNGARYPLSMQRYVPDVVYPDLTTSLVSFDTKPWPTWRVQIGASAVLTAEVFVSKATRETVLRWRLEEGAGVDSETNALTLKVRPLLSGRDYHALHHENAAFNFNAQTSSDQASVDWQPYGDLPVIHAATNGVYTHAPDWYRNFCYLRERERGLDFSEDLATPGVFSLNLADGEAVMILSASGATSVTQPATAKAAAIRATELARIEQQRRDALGSRLQRSADAYVVSRNEGRTILAGFPWFTDWGRDTFIAMRGLLIASGRLDDAEAILLEWSGTLSEGMLPNRFPDYGDTPEYNSVDASLWFIVAVHDYLATRHASAATQQRLQQACEAILTGYTKGTRFNIQASADDGLLSAGTRGVQLTWMDAKVGDWVVTPRIGKPVEVQALWINALRIAATWNPQWQPVAERALQAFHERFVDPSTQALFDNVDVDHVKGAIDRAIRPNQIFALGGLPFPLLDGAVARAVLDQVEAQLLTPLGLRTLAPSDPAYRGHYGGSPLERDGAYHQGTVWPWLLGPFVEAWLRVNGGAADARMQAKTRFLDPLYAHLDHAGLDHLSEIADGDAPHAPAGTPFQAWSLGELLRIEHLLAGLATAGA